A DNA window from Streptomyces canus contains the following coding sequences:
- the arfA gene encoding arabinosylfuranosidase ArfA, whose product MSKPTARFTLDPAFKVGEVNPRLFGSFVEHLGRCVYTGIFEPGHPSADEDGIRTDVLELVRELGVTAIRYPGGNFVSGYKWEDSVGPVEDRPRRLDLAWRSTETNRFGLSEYIAFLKKVGPQAEPMMALNLGTRGVAEALELQEYANHPAGTALSDLRGAHGDKDPFGINLWCLGNEMDGPWQTGHKTATEYGRIAAETARAMRQIDPGVELVACGSSSQAMPTFAEWEATVLAETYDLVDYISLHAYYQPENGDVDSFLASAVDTESFIENVVATADHIGAKLKSKKKINLSFDEWNVWYISEWHEIENSGARDWAEAPRLLEDNYSVLDAVVFGSLLIALLRHADRVTVACLAQLVNVIAPIMTEPGGPAWRQTTFFPFAQASKYGRGEVLDVRVDSPTYETKKYGETDLLHATAVRAEDGTVTVFAVNRSQNAPLPLEVALSGLNLTSVVEHSVLADTDPDARNTLDAPERVAPHAAEGTALKDGTLAAVLEPLSWNVIRLA is encoded by the coding sequence ATGAGCAAGCCCACCGCCCGCTTCACGCTCGACCCCGCCTTCAAGGTCGGCGAAGTGAACCCCCGCCTCTTCGGCTCCTTCGTGGAACACCTGGGCCGCTGCGTCTACACCGGCATCTTCGAACCCGGTCACCCCTCCGCGGACGAGGACGGCATCCGCACCGACGTCCTGGAACTCGTCCGCGAACTCGGCGTCACCGCCATCCGCTACCCCGGCGGCAACTTCGTCTCGGGCTACAAGTGGGAGGACAGCGTCGGCCCGGTGGAGGACCGCCCCCGCCGCCTCGACCTCGCCTGGCGCTCCACCGAGACCAACCGCTTCGGCCTCTCCGAGTACATCGCCTTCCTGAAGAAGGTCGGCCCCCAGGCCGAGCCGATGATGGCCCTCAACCTCGGCACTCGCGGTGTCGCCGAGGCCCTCGAACTCCAGGAGTACGCCAACCACCCGGCCGGCACCGCCCTCTCCGACCTCCGCGGGGCCCACGGCGACAAGGACCCCTTCGGCATCAACCTCTGGTGCCTCGGCAACGAGATGGACGGCCCCTGGCAGACCGGCCACAAGACGGCGACGGAGTACGGCCGGATCGCCGCCGAGACGGCCCGCGCGATGCGCCAGATCGACCCGGGCGTCGAACTCGTCGCCTGCGGCTCCTCCAGCCAGGCCATGCCCACGTTCGCCGAGTGGGAGGCAACGGTCCTCGCCGAGACGTACGACCTCGTCGACTACATCTCCCTGCACGCCTACTACCAGCCCGAGAACGGCGACGTCGACTCCTTCCTGGCCTCCGCCGTCGACACGGAGTCCTTCATCGAGAACGTGGTCGCCACCGCCGACCACATCGGCGCGAAGCTGAAGTCGAAGAAGAAGATCAACCTCTCCTTCGACGAGTGGAACGTCTGGTACATCTCGGAGTGGCACGAGATCGAGAACTCCGGCGCGCGGGACTGGGCGGAGGCCCCCCGCCTCCTGGAGGACAACTACAGCGTCCTCGACGCGGTCGTCTTCGGCTCGCTCCTCATCGCCCTGCTGCGGCACGCCGACCGCGTCACCGTCGCCTGTCTCGCCCAGCTCGTCAACGTGATCGCCCCGATCATGACCGAGCCGGGCGGCCCGGCCTGGCGTCAGACGACGTTCTTCCCGTTCGCGCAGGCCTCGAAGTACGGCCGCGGTGAGGTCCTCGACGTACGGGTCGACTCACCGACGTACGAGACGAAGAAGTACGGCGAGACGGACCTTCTGCACGCCACCGCCGTGCGGGCCGAGGACGGCACGGTCACCGTCTTCGCCGTCAACCGCAGCCAGAACGCCCCGCTGCCGCTCGAAGTCGCCCTGAGTGGGCTGAACTTGACGAGCGTCGTCGAGCACAGCGTCCTCGCGGACACCGACCCGGACGCCCGCAACACCCTCGACGCCCCCGAGCGGGTCGCCCCGCACGCGGCCGAGGGCACCGCGCTGAAGGACGGCACGCTTGCCGCCGTACTGGAGCCGCTGTCCTGGAACGTGATCCGGCTGGCCTGA
- a CDS encoding arabinan endo-1,5-alpha-L-arabinosidase, giving the protein MKRLRLVTVLAAALVALLPTTAQADTTYPDPLPITGQQIIHDPTVIQLKSGGYAAYSTGGVIGARLSKDLRHWTDAGNAFADPPSWWYEYNDTGDPWAPDISHRAGRYWLYYAVSSWGTNHSAIGVATSPSGLPGTWTDHGKVFTSETTDSWNAIDPAVVRADGRLWMSFGSYWTGIRMVELSPATGKALPGAGVHHLATRPDAPYAVEGPALVKHGRFYYLFASYDACCAGVDSTYKIRVGRSTKVTGPYVDSTGKPLLEGGGDLLLAGHGRYIGTGGESVFRTRGQDWLAYHYYDAEDNGTPKLGLNRLGWVRDWPVVK; this is encoded by the coding sequence TTGAAGCGACTCAGACTTGTCACCGTCCTGGCCGCCGCCCTCGTCGCACTCCTGCCGACCACGGCCCAGGCGGACACCACCTACCCCGACCCGCTCCCGATCACCGGCCAGCAGATCATTCACGACCCGACGGTCATCCAGCTCAAGTCCGGTGGCTACGCGGCCTATTCGACCGGCGGTGTGATCGGCGCCCGGCTGTCCAAGGACCTCAGGCACTGGACGGACGCGGGCAACGCCTTCGCCGATCCGCCGAGTTGGTGGTACGAGTACAACGACACCGGCGACCCCTGGGCCCCCGACATCTCCCACCGCGCGGGCAGATACTGGCTCTACTACGCCGTCTCGTCCTGGGGCACCAACCACTCCGCGATCGGCGTGGCCACCTCCCCGTCCGGACTCCCCGGCACCTGGACCGACCACGGCAAGGTCTTCACCTCCGAGACCACCGACTCCTGGAACGCCATCGACCCGGCGGTCGTCCGGGCGGACGGCAGGCTGTGGATGTCGTTCGGCTCGTACTGGACGGGCATCCGCATGGTCGAGCTCAGCCCGGCCACCGGCAAGGCCCTCCCCGGGGCCGGCGTCCACCACCTGGCCACCCGCCCCGACGCCCCGTACGCGGTCGAGGGCCCGGCCCTCGTGAAGCACGGCCGCTTCTACTACCTCTTCGCGTCCTACGACGCCTGTTGTGCGGGAGTGGACTCCACGTACAAGATCAGGGTCGGAAGGTCCACCAAGGTCACGGGCCCGTACGTCGACAGCACGGGCAAGCCGCTCCTCGAGGGCGGCGGCGACCTGCTGCTGGCAGGGCACGGGAGGTACATCGGCACGGGAGGCGAGTCGGTCTTCCGCACCCGCGGCCAGGACTGGCTGGCGTACCACTACTACGACGCAGAGGACAACGGCACACCGAAGCTGGGCCTGAACAGGCTCGGTTGGGTGCGTGACTGGCCCGTTGTCAAGTAA